A single bacterium DNA region contains:
- a CDS encoding GNAT family N-acetyltransferase has product MTHRAADLELVRGARPGPHWRRLHARCGGGFAGADVWTATLCASLPRRAGAWATATAAGEAVGGLAWLETARGPFRTLEAHHAGLPCDLLLDPALDPARRRAALAALLDAWTAAARSPLTLAATLHAEGPTGDEVAAPLSASGFRRTAVPVAYFPLAEGLDHVEAHLLKKNRRNERNRSLRRGCATQVTSDPAVIDEFLPIYAAAIRRWGSRPIPSDLLRGLLAGGGGDVYCTTVRRDGALLGAHLCLQAGSTVTAWVGATVDSSGDSSGDSTDDVFPATMLVWADLVEACRRGALRLDLGGHGGQRGVAQFKELLGALTLERAMWRRTSRLGAAALAMRRGGGR; this is encoded by the coding sequence ATGACGCATCGCGCTGCCGACCTCGAACTCGTCCGCGGCGCGCGGCCGGGACCGCACTGGCGGCGCCTGCACGCGCGCTGCGGCGGCGGTTTCGCCGGCGCCGACGTCTGGACCGCGACGCTCTGCGCCAGCCTGCCGCGCCGCGCGGGTGCCTGGGCGACCGCGACGGCGGCGGGGGAGGCCGTCGGGGGGCTCGCCTGGCTCGAGACCGCGCGAGGCCCCTTCCGCACGCTGGAAGCGCACCACGCCGGCCTGCCCTGCGACCTGCTGCTGGATCCGGCGCTCGATCCCGCGCGCCGACGCGCCGCCCTCGCCGCCCTGCTGGACGCCTGGACCGCGGCCGCGCGCTCGCCCCTGACCCTGGCCGCGACGCTCCACGCCGAGGGCCCCACCGGCGACGAGGTGGCCGCGCCCCTGTCCGCGAGCGGGTTCCGCCGCACGGCGGTGCCCGTGGCCTACTTCCCGCTGGCCGAGGGCCTCGACCACGTGGAGGCGCACCTGCTGAAGAAGAACCGGCGCAACGAACGCAACCGCTCGCTGCGGCGCGGCTGCGCGACGCAGGTCACGTCCGACCCCGCGGTGATCGACGAGTTCCTGCCGATCTACGCCGCGGCGATCCGGCGCTGGGGATCGCGGCCCATCCCGTCCGACCTGTTGCGGGGCCTGCTCGCCGGCGGCGGCGGCGACGTCTACTGCACCACGGTCCGTCGCGACGGCGCCCTGCTGGGCGCCCACCTCTGCCTGCAGGCCGGAAGCACGGTGACCGCCTGGGTCGGGGCCACGGTCGACAGTTCCGGCGACAGTTCCGGCGACAGCACCGACGACGTCTTCCCGGCGACCATGCTGGTCTGGGCCGATCTCGTGGAGGCCTGCCGGCGCGGCGCGTTGCGCCTGGACCTCGGCGGCCACGGCGGCCAGCGGGGGGTGGCGCAGTTCAAGGAACTGCTCGGCGCCCTCACGCTGGAGCGCGCGATGTGGCGGCGGACGTCGCGCCTCGGCGCGGCGGCGCTGGCGATGAGACGGGGAGGGGGCCGTTGA